One Pseudochaenichthys georgianus chromosome 7, fPseGeo1.2, whole genome shotgun sequence DNA segment encodes these proteins:
- the LOC117449752 gene encoding deoxycytidylate deaminase-like — MAGKPAQPNDNGARKDFMEPEDYFMAAAVLSARQSRDPSTQVGACIVNQDKKVVGVGYNKMPNGCEDHMPWSRSKGEDAAAAVWANGGDLTVATAAKVAAAAAETKLDTKYIYVCHAVLNAIMDKNSADVKGCSIYVTLFPSNECAKLIIQAGMKEVVYLCDKYHGSLETQAAKRMFEQANIPCREFLPKETEVVLKLNST; from the exons ATGGCAGGAAAACCAGCTCAACCTAATGA cAACGGGGCTAGAAAAGATTTCATGGAAcctgaagattacttcatggcTGCAGCCGTTCTGTCAGCAAGGCAGAGCAGAGACCCAAGcacacag GTTGGGGCGTGTATTGTGAACCAGGACAAAAAGGTAGTTGGCGTTGGTTACAATAAGATGCCAAACGGCTGTGAAGATCACATGCCGTGGTCCCGCTCTAAAGGAGAAGATGCTGCTGCCGCTGTTTGGGCTAATGGCGGTGACCTCACCGTTGCTACTGCTGCTaaggttgctgctgctgctgctgaaactAAGCTGGACACCAAATACATTTATG TGTGCCACGCAGTGCTCAACGCCATCATGGACAAGAACAGTGCTGATGTGAAGGGCTGCTCCATCTATGTGACCCTGTTCCCCTCCAACGAGTGTGCCAAGCTGATCATCCAGGCTG GTATGAAAGAAGTCGTCTATCTTTGTGATAAGTACCATGGTTCTCTGGAAACACAAGCCGCCAAACGGATGTTTGAACAGGCAAATATACCAtgcag GGAGTTCCTCCCCAAGGAGACTGAGGTTGTCCTTAAACTCAACAGCACCTGA